Sequence from the Sphingobacteriaceae bacterium GW460-11-11-14-LB5 genome:
CTTTAGCATCAGGATTTTTATCTACCTCTTCTTCAAGCATGGCAATTGTAATGGCATCAGGAACCAATTCTCCATCAGCTAACAATTGACTCACTTTTTTTCCTAATTCTGTTTCTCCTTTAACGTGTGCTCTAAAAAGATCGCCTGTTGAAACGTGTACCAACTGATATTTTGTAATCAGTTTTTCAGATTGGGTGCCTTTACCCGCCCCTGGAGGGCCAAAGAGAACTAAATTAAGCATTCAAGTTGTTTAGGTTGTCTTCAAAAATTAAAAAAGCCTTATTCCTATGGCTCTGTTAAAAGTAATTTTCAAATCACTGATTAATAGGATTAGACATTGTTTACTTTCAAGGCTGCAAATATATAATTATTAATTTAGATGCCATTTAAAATTGAGAATTTATTTAAAAAAGGGCTATTTTAATGACATTTATTTTATTCTACAAAGAATCTTGTGCCATTTTTACATTTAACAGAATTTTCTCCAAATACCAGGCAAGCAGACCAAACAATCCTTTTACATTTTTATTAAATTTTATAAAAAATTTTAGTATTTGTGATATTTTATGCGGTCAGATGAAAAACCAGCAAACAAAAAAAGAGGATCTCAAAAAATGAAATCCTCTTTTTTCTGTGCACTTGTAGGGATTCGAACCCCAAACCTTCTCATCCGTAGTGAGATGCTCTATCCAATTGAGCTACAAATGCGTTTCCGTATCGTTAACGGACTGCAAAGGTATAATTTGATATTTTAATTTCCAATTAAATTTTAAAAAAAATCTTAAATTATTAATTATAAATATTGCTTTACACAATTAAAAAATCATTAATCACCTTAAAATCAAGCAACTCAAACAGATCTATAAACACTATTTTTCTTTTATTGTAAAATTCAAATTCACCTGCGTAATCTTCCTTGACGATATTTTTCTATCGGTAAGGCTATATACCTGTTTAAGAGATAAGCAAAAAAAATGGTGATTACCGCTACGCACCAGCCGGTTTTCAATATTGGAATATTGCTATTAATACACAATATGTATATTACCATATGTGAAATATAAATTGGGTAAGACAATTCACCAATTATTCTATCAAAAGATATTTTTTTAAAAAAGTTAAAAAAAAACGGAATGCAAAACGCCACACCTGAAAAATATAAGATCTCTTTAGTGGTAAATGGAAATTTTTTGAGTACCAGGAAATAAAAGTTTGAGGGAAAATAAAAATAAAAACAAGTAAAAGAAATCATTCCAAACAAAAGAACAAGAACAACGTATTTAGGAATCGAATACTTTTGAATTTTTAAATATAGCTGATATGATAAATAGCCTATTAGAAAAAAAATAATTTCTGTAGGAAAAAACCTATAGGACCATGGATCATTTTCTAAATGCAAAAAATTATAGATAAAAAGCCTTAGAAATAGTGACAAAAATATTAAAATAACTACAACGCCTACACCACGTCTTAATATGAATGGGGCTACCAAATAGAACGTAAGTTCCAGGCCCAGAGACCATGCTTGAGGAACAAATAGAAAAGTATGGAGTTGTGGGGTAGTTTCCCAAAACTTCGGTGTAAAGTAAAAACTACCATTACCGGGGCTTATCCCCATAAACATCATAATGTCCTGCCCAAAAATGACGAGATGTGTAAAAATAAGATAAGCAAAAGAAATAAAATTAGTCTTGACGGATAGATAGCTTTCGAAAACCGGAAATACCCTCCAATTGGTCGTAAAACCCAAAATAATATAGGCGAAAATAGTTACTAATAAAATCACCCAATAAACAGGGTAAAGCCGGATAAATCTATTCGAAATAAAAAGCCAAAAGGAATTGTTTACACCAGTATACTTTTCATTCAGTATCATTGACATATAAAAACCTGAAATGATAAAAAAGGACTGCACAGCTACTGGCCCGCCAACAAACTGAAATCCAAAAATAGAACCACAATGAGTAGCGACAACTGAAAGTGCTAACAAAAATCGAATTAACCCCATATTTAGATCTAAAAATAAAACTCAATATGCATCTTAATATTAGCAACAGCAACATTCCTAAATAAAAAAGCTCTAGCAAATCTAGAGCTTATATTTATTGGTTAATATCAAGTGCTATTTTTGATGAATGAATTTATATCATTCAGCGCTAAGTTATTTAGCTACAACTTCATTAATTGCTTTAAAATCAGGCAAATCATGGGCATCTTCTAAAACTTCTGCATAAGCTATTTTTCCTTCTTCATCGATTACAAAAGCTGCTCTTTTAGAAACTCCTTTCAATCCGAACACAAATTCATCATAAAATGCACCGTAAGCTGCTGATACTTCTTTGTTAAAATCAGACAGTAAAGGGAACTGGTAACTTTGCACTTCTTTAAACTTAGCCAAAGAGAACGGAGAATCAACTGAAATGCCGATTACCTGTGCATTTATTCCTTCATAATAACTGAAATTATCACGCATGGTGCATAATTGCTCGGTACACGTTCCGGTAAAAGCCATCGGGAAAAAATGAATAATTACTTTTTTTCCTTTGAAACCAGAAAGCGAAATTTCCGTCAAGTCAGAAGTGTATAATTTAAAATCAGGGGCGGTATCGCCAACTTGTAATGCCATTATGTCTTTTTTTATGGGTTAAATATATTGTTAAATTGTTTGATTGCTTTGACTCTTGACTCAAGACTTTAGACTTTAGACTCAAAACTAACCTTTCATCTGTTGGTCTAAAATTACCAATCCCTCTTCAAAACTATGCGGACGGTAATCTAAATCTCTAATCGTCTTATCCAAAACAAAACCTGTTCTAATGGGTCGTTTAGCCGCTTGGTTTAAACTTGCAGAACTGATTTCATTAATAAAAGATTGATCAAGGCCCCAATAATCGGCAACTTTTCGCACTAAATCTGCAATACTCATGTAATCTTTACCCGACACATGGTAAATTCCACTTACGTTTTTTTCTACAGCTAACAAGCAGGCTTCTGCTAAATCCTCAGCCAAAGTGGGCATACGCCATTGGTCGTTTACTACATTAATAGGCGATGCTTTTTCTAAAGCCCCTTTGGCCCAGAGTACAATATTGCTTCGGCTCATATCGCTGGTGATCCCATATACCAATATAGTTCTTAAGATTGCCCAATTTGCTTTTGAGTTTTTCAACAGCTCCTCTGCCAGTACTTTCGATTCGCCATAGTAACTTACCGGATTAACAGCATCTTCTTCTTTATAAGGCCCATCAGCACCATC
This genomic interval carries:
- a CDS encoding peroxiredoxin — translated: MALQVGDTAPDFKLYTSDLTEISLSGFKGKKVIIHFFPMAFTGTCTEQLCTMRDNFSYYEGINAQVIGISVDSPFSLAKFKEVQSYQFPLLSDFNKEVSAAYGAFYDEFVFGLKGVSKRAAFVIDEEGKIAYAEVLEDAHDLPDFKAINEVVAK
- a CDS encoding NAD(P)-dependent oxidoreductase → MKTILTTGSNGLLGQKLTEKVLAENRAKLVATSKGENRYPVKDGYEYAEMDILNATQVSEVIERYSPDAIVHTAAMTNVDTCEANKGLCHQLNVDAVQTLISICEEKNIQLIHLSTDFVFDGADGPYKEEDAVNPVSYYGESKVLAEELLKNSKANWAILRTILVYGITSDMSRSNIVLWAKGALEKASPINVVNDQWRMPTLAEDLAEACLLAVEKNVSGIYHVSGKDYMSIADLVRKVADYWGLDQSFINEISSASLNQAAKRPIRTGFVLDKTIRDLDYRPHSFEEGLVILDQQMKG